One part of the Treponema sp. OMZ 787 genome encodes these proteins:
- a CDS encoding ABC transporter ATP-binding protein, which produces MKTEKRDNQKRHNKGLNRRAFSLLFKKAPLFFISVLGEKVFTSLLPFIGIFFSARIVNELVLIYSGQGALSKIKSLVLLSLILTALCMLVSSLFKRWANYEGRSIDYKIEDIYVQKFLSMDFQDVESAKTNEIYTRIWQNANYGGWGLYKILWIYTKCSTHLTSVITSAALSISLFSFKVQTAELLFLNNPLFIFVILFSIVLLIIIPAKLQTMSDSYWAIVSEEATEGNRVVSFFFRLFNEKNRAMDVRMYGQQSEGNIIRYSSNIFLPGGRMSQYAKKEMGFFAFLSAFISTSLLIVIYGFVGLKALGEAFPAGNLMQYAASITALSSALTEIFTVAGEAKNNRAFLKDLFDFLDIKNGMCMNNTPLDYSGNAENTIEFKNVSFSYPDSEKRVLKNLNLTLKKNERLAVVGKNGSGKTTFVKLLCRLYDPTEGEILFNGRNIKEYDYKEYLNLFSVVFQDFKLLALPLAQNLSGGEAYDRPKVLDVLKKADLDLSKFKKEEETYLYKNFDDEGVNISGGEGQKIAIARALYKDAPFIILDEPTAALDPIAEAEIYSKFDGLVKNKTSLYISHRLSSCQFCSHILVFDEGRIVQEGSHEELLAEQGLYNKLWNAQAQYYQDKS; this is translated from the coding sequence ATGAAAACCGAAAAAAGAGATAATCAAAAAAGACATAACAAGGGCTTGAATAGGCGGGCTTTTTCTCTCCTATTTAAAAAGGCTCCTCTGTTTTTTATTTCCGTGCTTGGAGAAAAAGTTTTTACGAGCCTCTTGCCCTTTATAGGTATTTTCTTTTCGGCAAGGATTGTAAACGAGCTTGTTTTAATTTATTCGGGGCAAGGAGCTTTATCGAAAATCAAAAGCTTGGTACTGCTCTCCCTTATTTTAACGGCTCTTTGTATGCTTGTTTCTTCTCTATTTAAAAGATGGGCAAACTATGAAGGCCGGAGTATAGATTATAAAATAGAAGACATCTATGTTCAAAAATTTTTAAGTATGGATTTTCAAGATGTAGAATCCGCAAAAACAAATGAGATTTATACAAGGATATGGCAAAATGCAAACTACGGAGGTTGGGGATTGTACAAAATCCTTTGGATTTATACAAAGTGTTCCACCCATCTTACTTCCGTAATCACTTCGGCAGCCTTGAGTATAAGCCTTTTTAGCTTTAAGGTTCAGACTGCGGAATTGCTTTTTTTAAACAATCCCCTTTTTATCTTTGTAATTCTTTTTAGCATTGTGCTTTTAATTATCATTCCTGCAAAACTTCAAACAATGTCAGACTCCTACTGGGCAATTGTTTCGGAGGAAGCAACAGAGGGTAACAGGGTTGTTAGTTTTTTCTTTAGGCTCTTTAACGAAAAAAATCGTGCAATGGATGTGCGTATGTACGGCCAGCAAAGCGAGGGTAACATAATAAGATATTCCAGCAATATTTTTCTGCCCGGAGGGCGGATGTCGCAGTATGCCAAAAAAGAGATGGGCTTTTTTGCCTTTTTATCGGCTTTTATTTCGACTTCTCTTTTAATAGTCATTTACGGCTTTGTGGGCTTAAAGGCTCTGGGAGAAGCCTTCCCGGCAGGGAATCTCATGCAATATGCTGCAAGTATAACGGCTCTTTCTTCCGCCCTCACCGAAATTTTTACGGTCGCAGGCGAGGCAAAAAACAATAGGGCTTTTTTAAAGGATTTATTCGACTTCTTGGATATTAAAAACGGAATGTGCATGAACAATACTCCCCTCGATTATTCCGGCAACGCCGAAAACACAATCGAGTTTAAAAACGTTTCTTTTTCATATCCCGATTCGGAAAAAAGAGTTTTAAAAAACTTAAACCTCACCTTAAAGAAGAATGAGAGGCTTGCCGTAGTCGGTAAAAACGGAAGCGGCAAAACCACCTTTGTAAAACTCCTATGCCGCCTCTATGACCCTACGGAAGGTGAAATTCTTTTTAACGGAAGGAACATAAAAGAATATGACTATAAAGAATACCTAAATCTTTTTTCCGTCGTCTTTCAAGATTTTAAACTCCTTGCCCTCCCTCTTGCTCAAAACCTTTCCGGCGGAGAGGCTTACGATAGACCTAAGGTCTTGGACGTTTTAAAGAAGGCTGATCTTGATCTTTCTAAGTTTAAAAAAGAGGAAGAAACTTATCTTTATAAAAACTTTGATGATGAGGGCGTAAATATTTCGGGCGGGGAAGGCCAAAAAATTGCAATAGCCCGTGCCCTTTATAAGGATGCTCCCTTTATAATCTTGGACGAACCTACAGCCGCCCTCGACCCCATTGCCGAAGCCGAAATATACTCCAAATTCGACGGCCTTGTAAAAAACAAAACCTCCCTTTATATTTCGCACCGCCTTTCCTCGTGTCAGTTTTGCTCCCATATCTTGGTCTTTGATGAAGGCCGAATAGTCCAAGAAGGCAGCCACGAAGAGCTTTTAGCTGAACAAGGCCTTTACAATAAATTATGGAACGCCCAAGCCCAATATTATCAAGACAAATCTTGA
- a CDS encoding MATE family efflux transporter, translated as MHKKNLDLTEGVIWKTLIIFTLPILAGNFFQHLYTAADAVIVGKFTGKEGLAAIDSVISLLKLPINFFSGLSAGAAIIISQLFGAKKTKDLFDALHTSIGLTLILGIGLSIIGVLISSLLLLVMGVPKDIFEMTLSYVRIYFAGMGVSLFYNIGSGILRAMGNSKTPFYALIVSSALNVILDLIFIGIFNWGIGGAALATVVSQLISALIILFALIKKTAYCPLELTTIKINRLASIKITRLGLPIGIQSAFFPIANMIIQAKVNGTGTVNIAAWALCGKLDFLIWILLEAMTSSLAAFVAQNYGAKKYDRITGVVRSGLIMSGILIGSICVVLYFWNVPLGKLFINAKDYEVLIISERLMQLLAPFYTIFVLTEIFSAVIHATGETFKPMLMILIGVCVTRILWVILFVPINPVIEMIVLAFPISWTLTSIIFTVYYFFYRKKIC; from the coding sequence ATGCACAAAAAAAACTTGGATCTGACCGAAGGCGTAATTTGGAAAACGTTGATAATTTTTACCCTCCCCATCTTGGCCGGAAACTTTTTTCAGCACTTATATACGGCAGCCGATGCCGTAATTGTAGGTAAGTTTACAGGTAAGGAAGGGCTCGCTGCAATCGACTCCGTTATCAGCCTTTTAAAATTACCTATAAATTTTTTTAGCGGACTTTCGGCAGGGGCGGCAATTATTATTTCCCAATTATTCGGTGCAAAAAAAACAAAGGATCTGTTTGATGCCTTGCACACTTCGATAGGTTTAACACTTATTCTAGGCATAGGTCTTTCCATAATCGGGGTTCTTATTTCTTCGCTTCTTCTTTTAGTGATGGGCGTTCCTAAAGATATTTTTGAGATGACCCTAAGCTATGTTAGAATTTATTTTGCAGGAATGGGCGTTTCTCTTTTTTATAATATCGGTTCGGGAATTTTACGCGCAATGGGAAATTCCAAAACACCCTTTTATGCTTTGATAGTTTCTTCGGCATTAAACGTAATCTTAGACTTGATCTTTATAGGAATCTTTAATTGGGGAATCGGAGGAGCAGCTCTTGCAACGGTAGTTTCACAGCTTATAAGCGCTCTAATAATTCTTTTTGCCCTCATCAAAAAAACAGCATACTGTCCCTTAGAACTTACCACGATAAAAATTAACAGACTCGCTTCTATCAAGATTACAAGGCTGGGGCTTCCTATCGGCATACAGTCGGCATTTTTCCCCATAGCCAATATGATAATTCAGGCTAAGGTAAACGGAACAGGAACAGTAAACATTGCGGCTTGGGCACTTTGCGGCAAGCTTGATTTTTTAATTTGGATCTTACTCGAGGCTATGACCTCATCTCTTGCAGCCTTTGTCGCTCAAAATTACGGAGCAAAAAAATATGACCGCATAACCGGAGTTGTGCGGTCAGGACTTATAATGTCCGGCATCCTAATAGGAAGCATTTGTGTAGTTCTTTATTTTTGGAATGTACCCTTGGGAAAACTATTTATCAACGCAAAGGATTATGAGGTTCTTATAATAAGCGAAAGGCTCATGCAGCTTCTTGCACCATTTTACACCATCTTTGTATTGACGGAAATTTTTTCAGCAGTAATTCATGCAACAGGAGAAACATTTAAGCCAATGCTGATGATCCTCATCGGTGTTTGTGTTACTAGAATCTTGTGGGTAATTCTTTTTGTTCCGATAAACCCTGTAATCGAAATGATTGTACTAGCCTTTCCCATCTCATGGACTTTGACAAGCATCATATTCACGGTTTATTATTTTTTCTACAGAAAAAAGATTTGTTAA
- a CDS encoding ABC transporter ATP-binding protein/permease, translating to MFINKQLIFLSKGGRKLLLLSSVLNFLLLSSKVLITLCTALMVQLIFGKEKILCFTSLNQIFICLGILAVFSIILQRTTSLKGQECSIKIKDILREKVFKKLFALGPAYTINRRSGELASMVFAKTEWLSPYFYQYLPFVSGTILLDIVLISILFYLDYVVGIICLLGAAGMLGFPMFFFKIMQERGKEEHAAHSKYYSDCLDALQGLTSLKALNADEYQKEKLKKQGEILRVTIMNHLKVTMIDSGVLQLCAAIGGTLSAAVAALRAYLYSSPDNLIYILFLTAACFSPMYILINIWHLGYRGVTASYEIYNFLKTPVKLSLSANLLNVSKKDNLKEGSELKSKQATDNFTGDISFTNVNFAYEETDVIKDISFTIPNGTSTALVGSSGSGKSTIAHLLAGFYPIKNGTIRVGEKILSEKTVDEIQNLISAVWQDSHIFFGTACQNILIGKPDATKEEVIEAAKKARIHDFISSLPDGYNTVLGERGTKFSGGERQRIAIARAFLRNSPILIFDEATSSLDRQSEMEIQKSFSELCKGKTVLIIAHRLATIQKAEQICIIDNGKIEDTGTHEDLSSKSESYRKLMGEQILKQKNKKEAL from the coding sequence ATGTTTATAAACAAACAACTCATTTTTCTTTCAAAGGGAGGAAGAAAACTTTTACTTCTTTCTTCCGTTTTAAATTTTCTTTTACTTTCGTCAAAGGTGTTGATTACCTTATGCACGGCGTTGATGGTGCAGTTAATATTCGGAAAAGAAAAAATTTTATGTTTTACCTCCTTAAATCAAATATTTATTTGTCTGGGAATTTTAGCGGTTTTTTCCATCATATTACAGCGTACAACAAGCTTAAAAGGACAAGAATGCAGTATTAAAATTAAAGATATCTTGCGCGAAAAAGTTTTTAAAAAACTTTTTGCTCTAGGCCCAGCCTATACTATCAACAGACGTTCAGGAGAACTTGCCTCCATGGTTTTTGCAAAAACAGAATGGTTAAGTCCATACTTTTACCAATACCTTCCCTTTGTAAGCGGTACCATATTACTAGACATAGTATTAATTTCGATTTTATTTTACCTTGATTATGTAGTAGGTATAATCTGCCTTTTAGGAGCTGCAGGTATGTTGGGGTTTCCAATGTTCTTTTTTAAAATTATGCAAGAAAGAGGAAAGGAAGAACATGCAGCCCATTCAAAATACTATTCTGATTGTCTGGATGCATTACAAGGCCTTACTTCTTTAAAAGCCTTAAATGCCGATGAGTACCAAAAAGAGAAACTTAAAAAGCAGGGCGAAATCTTGCGTGTTACAATTATGAATCACTTAAAGGTTACTATGATCGACAGCGGAGTTTTACAGCTTTGTGCGGCAATCGGAGGAACCTTATCGGCGGCAGTTGCAGCATTAAGAGCTTACCTATATTCTTCGCCCGACAACCTTATCTACATTTTATTTTTAACCGCAGCTTGTTTCTCACCCATGTATATTCTCATAAATATTTGGCACTTGGGTTATCGAGGTGTTACGGCCTCTTATGAAATCTATAATTTTTTAAAAACACCGGTAAAACTTTCTCTTTCGGCAAATCTTTTAAACGTAAGCAAAAAAGATAATCTAAAGGAAGGAAGCGAACTTAAATCAAAACAGGCAACAGATAATTTTACCGGAGATATTTCTTTTACAAATGTAAACTTTGCCTATGAGGAAACTGACGTAATAAAAGATATCTCTTTTACAATTCCGAACGGTACTTCAACGGCCCTTGTCGGTTCTTCAGGCAGCGGAAAGTCCACAATAGCACATCTCCTTGCAGGTTTTTATCCTATTAAAAACGGAACAATAAGGGTGGGCGAAAAAATTCTATCCGAAAAAACAGTGGATGAAATTCAAAATTTGATTTCTGCCGTTTGGCAGGACAGTCATATTTTTTTCGGGACTGCCTGCCAAAATATTTTAATAGGCAAGCCGGATGCAACAAAAGAAGAAGTAATAGAGGCTGCAAAAAAAGCACGCATTCACGATTTTATCTCAAGTCTCCCTGACGGGTATAACACAGTCCTAGGTGAACGAGGTACAAAATTTTCAGGAGGAGAAAGACAGCGCATTGCCATAGCAAGGGCCTTTTTAAGAAACTCTCCTATTCTAATTTTTGATGAAGCCACATCTTCTCTTGACAGGCAAAGCGAAATGGAAATCCAAAAAAGCTTTTCGGAACTATGTAAGGGTAAAACCGTTTTGATAATTGCCCACAGGCTTGCAACTATTCAAAAAGCGGAACAAATTTGCATAATCGATAACGGAAAAATAGAAGATACAGGAACACATGAAGATCTCTCCTCAAAGTCGGAATCTTACCGTAAGCTCATGGGAGAGCAAATCTTAAAACAAAAAAATAAAAAGGAAGCCCTATGA
- a CDS encoding ABC transporter ATP-binding protein — protein sequence MEKEENKKEEPIKYGILSNVWFMLKTSFRTYKSVPVLILLEALLYAGDNLISIFFAPAVLTLIQNNAPIKNLLIIIFGFAFSLMLLRGLLSYLQTNHLFGRIGVRSELIFMIGSKAMTTSYNNLDNKDFEAKKNKAMDVTGGNSEATEAVWTTLQELLQYFLCFIIYLIILASLNLNIILITLLTACVSFFITNSVSSWIYKKRDEENKHINHLRYITQTGKNKNLAKDIRLFGMESWLKELYEKHLSLYSNFHLEGEKRYFFADLADLLLTFLRNGLIYFWLISLVLQKNISVPQFILYFAAAGTFTQWASGILNKVSVLHKQSLDISRLREFFEFKEDYRFEKGEAIPLKNENVIELKNVSLLYSEGGTPVLDKFNLTLKSKEKLAIVGLNGAGKTSLVKLITGLYDPTEGEVLFNGRNIKEFKRDEYYKCFSAVFQEFSILPTSIAVNITQTREGINKERIEEVLKLSGLYDKVQSLPQKEETRLCKDVFFDAVELSGGETQKLLLARALYRNSPFLILDEPTAALDPIAEHELYTKYNDLSKDKTSIFISHRLASTRFCDRIIFIKDGTIIEEGTHDSLLKKGGDYAHLFEIQSKYYKEEQDKELQDDLKEDGGN from the coding sequence ATGGAAAAAGAGGAAAATAAAAAAGAAGAACCTATAAAATACGGCATTTTAAGCAATGTTTGGTTTATGCTTAAAACATCTTTTAGAACTTATAAGTCTGTGCCTGTTTTGATTTTGCTGGAAGCCCTTTTATATGCGGGCGATAATTTAATTTCGATATTTTTTGCGCCTGCCGTTTTAACTTTAATTCAAAATAATGCACCTATTAAAAATCTTTTAATAATTATTTTCGGCTTTGCATTTTCTTTGATGCTCCTCCGCGGTCTTCTTTCTTATTTGCAGACAAACCATCTCTTTGGGCGCATCGGCGTAAGGAGTGAGCTTATTTTTATGATAGGCAGTAAGGCGATGACCACCTCCTATAATAATCTTGATAATAAGGATTTTGAAGCAAAGAAAAATAAGGCGATGGATGTTACAGGCGGTAATTCGGAAGCAACCGAAGCGGTTTGGACTACCTTGCAGGAACTTCTTCAATACTTTCTTTGCTTTATCATCTATCTTATCATCCTTGCTTCCTTAAACCTTAATATCATTTTAATTACCCTTTTGACGGCTTGTGTGAGTTTTTTTATTACCAACAGTGTAAGCTCTTGGATATATAAAAAGCGTGATGAGGAAAATAAGCATATAAATCATTTGCGTTATATAACCCAAACTGGAAAAAATAAAAATCTAGCAAAGGATATCCGTCTTTTCGGAATGGAATCTTGGCTTAAAGAATTATACGAAAAGCATTTAAGTCTTTACAGCAATTTTCACCTCGAAGGAGAAAAGCGTTATTTTTTTGCCGACCTTGCAGATCTTCTTTTAACCTTTTTGCGGAACGGGCTCATTTATTTTTGGCTGATAAGTCTTGTCCTGCAAAAAAATATAAGCGTTCCCCAATTTATCCTTTACTTTGCCGCAGCGGGAACCTTTACCCAATGGGCGAGCGGTATCTTAAATAAGGTTTCGGTTCTGCATAAGCAAAGTCTTGATATTTCCCGCCTCAGAGAATTTTTTGAATTCAAGGAAGATTATCGCTTTGAAAAGGGCGAAGCAATTCCTCTAAAAAATGAAAACGTCATCGAGCTAAAAAACGTGAGCCTCTTATATTCTGAAGGCGGAACTCCCGTTTTGGATAAGTTTAATTTAACATTGAAGTCTAAAGAAAAGCTTGCCATTGTCGGCTTAAACGGAGCAGGAAAAACAAGCCTCGTAAAACTGATTACCGGTCTTTACGATCCTACCGAGGGAGAGGTCTTGTTTAACGGAAGAAACATAAAAGAGTTTAAGCGGGACGAATACTATAAGTGTTTTAGTGCAGTCTTTCAGGAGTTTTCTATATTGCCTACAAGTATTGCGGTGAACATTACGCAAACAAGAGAAGGCATTAACAAGGAGAGGATTGAAGAGGTCTTAAAACTTTCGGGGCTTTACGATAAGGTTCAAAGTCTTCCGCAAAAAGAAGAAACCCGTCTTTGCAAGGATGTCTTCTTTGATGCCGTAGAACTTTCAGGCGGCGAGACTCAAAAGCTCTTACTCGCAAGGGCTCTTTATCGGAACAGCCCCTTTTTAATCTTGGATGAACCTACCGCTGCCTTAGACCCCATCGCGGAACATGAGCTTTACACCAAGTATAACGATTTATCGAAAGATAAAACCTCTATCTTTATTTCGCACAGGCTTGCTTCCACCCGCTTTTGCGACAGGATTATTTTTATAAAGGACGGAACAATAATCGAAGAAGGCACCCATGATTCTCTTTTAAAAAAGGGCGGGGACTATGCTCATCTTTTTGAGATACAAAGCAAGTATTATAAAGAAGAACAAGATAAAGAATTGCAGGATGATTTAAAAGAAGACGGAGGAAATTGA